Below is a window of Arabidopsis thaliana chromosome 2, partial sequence DNA.
aaaaaaaaaaaaaaaggattttgattttcttacggaaaaaaaaagtctcgAGAATTTCTTCTAGTAATGCATGTACGTTGAACGTTTAAAGGTTTTAAGACAATATATCGTGAAACCGATGTTTGTCCCCATATAGGTAAGTGGAATGGGTCACGAGAAAGGTACGTGTGTGTTCGTTGACAAAAACTCCATTAAGTCTGATGTTTATTCTCTGTTGTCTCAGCTCTCACGTGGTAAACACAACAGAAATATAGCTGACACGTGTAAACGTCGGTGTCTTAACGTCAATTTTTTCTTGTCCCATGAAATTTTCCAAgctttaaaataaagaaagttcTTAAACACGAAAATTCGAAAGTTCTTAAAGCACCAAATAATGGAACTGGACATGTTCATTGTATCGTCCGCGTCACAAAAAGCAGAAAGATGTCAGCATTTACTTAAATtcttacaacaacaacaaatggGAAGAGAGTGTAAGTTCATTGCATTTGCGAGAGAAATCGTTacgtcttctcttctctcctccttAACCAGTATACATTGTACATATCTAtaaatttgtgaaataaatcccTGCCGTTCATTTTGACTGTTTATTTCGATACGAATTAAACTCAATATTTGGATATAATGCAATCTCAATAATATAAAGAAGCATTTATTCAGTCGGTATTCAGCAATTAATGATACCTAAAAGGttttattacattttaatCCAACTTTTAAAATCATCTTTTAACGAGTGACGTACATTTGATTGGACCCACTAACCACCCCAATTTAAAGCATCGTCACCTATAAAATCTCTCAAATTAGAAATAACCAACGACCGTGGAGAAAAATTTGTTGCTcgagagaggaaaaaaaactaatcaaagaCTGTTTTCTTGTGAATTATCGACATTTGATAATGCTTTAAATCGTGTCGTGTTACTACTTTAGGTTGAATAATAAAGAGTCtcaaaatcgttttttttttttacatttcattacatctaataaaataaataaataaaaaagaattatgcatcgtatatatatatacttatagaATCAATGATTTTAATGAGGAAATTCTATCATCCTCGATTTATAAAGTTGGATCATTTATTTTGTCGATATTAGATAACGAGATTTGTCGTGATGTTTTCAATAGATTATGTGGTTACATTTGGAAAGcgagaaatgaaaaagtattTTATTGCGGaacttataaaatattgttaaatatGGTGTgagatttttcctttttcaaaaaCGGCGTGAGAGTAATTGAGAATTACATTaggaaaacaaatcatgaaGTATATGGGAAACCACCATATGAACATATCAAACTTGAGAAAGCTAAGATACAAACATGAAATATAGGCATGACCAAAATTTTCCTTAATATTTCCAAATAAATCGCTCATGAAATTTTTCCATTACATTTGGGGATGAAATTTGTTCTCTGAACTATAGCGATCATTCTTTCGAATGGAATTGGATACCAAATCGTCGAGGCAGATTGTTCAGAGTTGATCAAAATTATCCATTCTTCTATAGAATGGTCAGCTTTTCCCAATATTATAGACGAGTTATGCATAATTCATAATAAAGTGATTCATGCGTACTGTATGGTGGATTGTTGGCCCACTCTTctagaattttgtttcatgCATTTTAATTAGCttacaaataaataacaaaacgGTTTCAAGTTTTTCTTACGAACTTCCAAAGCGATTCAAGAACGTTAAGCGAGAACTGATTCCTTAACTTATGAGTGACGTTACGGaacaagtaaaataaaaaaaataaaaaaaaaaatcatgctTGCATTTATTTTCAGAGTGAAATGTAGAAACTCGAATCTATGATCATCTGAGTActggaaaataatatatggcatgaatcatgatgatataatatatCTGATATCTGTATGCTTAATTAAATGATCAATCGGAATTGGTTCAACTGattagaaaattagaaattacACTTCAAATTTTACAATGACTCTTACCAGACGATCCAACTCGAATCACCctaaaacgaaaagaaaagaaaaaacataaaaagggtctaaattttaatcatatagAAACTGCATGGATTCACAATTATCATCAAACGACGACGCATTCACATATGTGAGTTGAGTCATCTGGATCATCGACTCATTGTCTCACTACCATCACATTACATGCCTAGAAGTAGTGTcaaaggaagatgaagagagaaaatgagcTTGATGAGGTGGATAATAAATGGCTAAGTAAATAAGCATTAGCATCAGCACCACCGGAATTCCCATCAATATCATCGGCGGCGGCGGAAGCGGCGGCAGAACGGCTGGAAGAACCGCCAATAGCACCATCACCACTCCAATCACAAACATTTCGACGATCCTTTCGTATGTAAATCTTATTTACTTTCTTAGTTGATgcacctatatatatataatgtcaaataagattttaataactttttctttctttaattatgtttttgttcgttttccttttttatgtgtgtgagagagaaagacgTTACAGCTTACAGGTGAAGCTCATGCACTGACCAACACCATTTGCTTATTCACCCAAtgacaaaattaaacaacCCTTTAccattctttttatttatttttattcagtAGTATATGTTAATTTACATAggaatttgaaatatttactttaaatgtcattttctttttttaacatgtAAGGGAAAAAATATTCTCCATATTAAGTAATAataactgatttttttctcttgttaatgaaattgaaatttgataaAGCTCCATATTAAAAGTATACACTACACACATTTTAGGAGAAATGAAATGTGTGTGTAATGTGTATTGTTGATATCTGGAAAACAAAACGCAAtttatattatacatatatatatatataattatatacatgtttaTGTGTATTGACATCATATAGGTTGTTTaaccaaatttataattaaaaaaaaaaaactaaatgaaatatataaaggGACGTTTGACATAGGTAAGGCTAGCTATGTATTAACGTGTCGGCTTAAACTATTTTCCATTAATGTGCCATTAGATGACTGAAACCGCAAGGAGGGTTGGTGAATTTTAGAGGAGAGAATATGTTTGATACTCTGAATCTGATGAATTAAATCGTCGTAAGTGTATTTATTTCATCTTATTCCATATACATAATACATCTAACCCAATTTATTGCGATTCTCCATTTAGATTTTTCTCAACGGCTACtaaaattgagtttttttttttcggtttaatctttatatttttttaaaataaaaaagttcgTGTATTCTATTTTGGTTCTCAAGTGAAGTGTTGAGGTTTGATTCTTAGGCAAGTGGGGATCAGAACAATGTTGCTTCTGTCTTCGATTTGGTTTTGCATAGTCCCTTTCATAGGCTCTCCTCTTCTACAAAccctttaatttcttttactcggactttttcctttttcaagatgaaatttttttaaactaaaactttTACAATAGAGGCTTTATTCTTTGAATCTAGAATAATCAGTAATCACAAACTCATTAATTTGATGAGTTTTGTTGGACTTAAATATGTGGTGGATAGGAAGATTAACCGGAAGAGATATAATGAACTTTAAGAACTTAAAAACGATCCTTGAAAGTCAAAAAAACCAATAACAGAGGAGAGTAGAATCAAGGTCGGTTTAATCCGGGCCTAGAAAGATAGCGAGACGAACCCTcaagaaacatatttattcataattatGTTCCCAcccttttgtcttctttttttttgtaaataataattatttttaattgtgaATAACTATATACGGagtatttgtttatattttaacaatataaataagaaaagagcATTATATGCCACACTTCGGAGCCCCATAATGAGAGTTCCAAACATTTGACTTTGTCTGGGAACATTTGAGTTTGTAATCAAAACAAGCACATTCGGTGTCTAGGGCTTATATGATGAGTCACGTAATCATCACTTAATTTATccgaacttttttttttcctttttccaaaTGTATCTCTAAGGTTACGTACGATTCAGTCGTTAAAGCCCTTAATCTCGTTaccaatcaaaccaaaaaaaaaaaaaaaaaaacaaggagcAAAATTTCAAAACGTATGCATTCCATTCTCATTTGTATGTGTAGGTGCAGTGGATCTGATTTTTGTGGACAAATTAAATGCCTTCTCGtatgctttttgttttgtcgaaAGATAGAGACCCGATAAAGCGAAgacaaatttttctttaatcatttataaaattatttaattctttttctccCTTGAATTTGGTCAaatatccttttcttttgtacatTGTCCCGAATGTCACCCACACTATTTCCCCGGATAAATCATCTCATATAGTATGACACAGTACTTCACCGGACAGAAATTCGTtacaaattttggtttgtggatctttcttgtttcagttttcaaaGTTGGAGATCTAAATTTTAGGATCAAATAGTGTTAAACTGTAAGGTCATCTTGGATCAAAATTAAGATAATGTGGAAGTTCGATGAAAAAATAAGTAACTTAAAATACTCTGATCCCCAAATATCACGAGAATATTAGAGTATATTTCTAAGGATATCATCTAATTGTTGACAAAAAGGATACATcttgtaattaattatttaaaaaaatgattttgtaattCCTTTTCATTTACCTCTTTAATGTCCAATCTATAAATGTATACTTGGTTTTGAGTGGTTAACATAACAACGTCATAAAACGTagagaatcaacaaaaagagattaaatTTGAAACTATTTCTTTTCAACCCACTTGTTGTGATATTGGAACGTAGTGTGTAAATAGATGCATGCATGATATTGGTGAAGTCAAtccatctttcttttgaaattaacTTGGTTCTTTGAGTTATATCACTAGACCAACGAATTAGACCAACGATAATGCTCACCCCCAAACTATTTTCACAGTATAATTCACAAATTCGTTACACAATCATGAGTTAGCTAGTGACTCTTTTATCTGGCAGCCATCGTGCATACAAGtcaaatatataacttttctTGATATTGTTCTTCAAATTCCAGAAATCATTGGCACAAAACTAAATGATCTAACACAGTTGTATACATGGGACTTTTTTTGGTCGAATAGGTATATCGAAAGGATAAACATTACGTTTTGAAACAATTAGGAAAAtatgtaaaaccaaaaaaaataaaaacttattgAAAGATCATTAATCCAAAATCACTTTTGACCATATTAAAAGAATCTAATTGTGTGTGTCGATGACTTGTGAACAGATGGCACATCCACTTACTCTATCTCTCGGACATCAAAGGACGATTCCCAGTTTTACAATGTGTAATAACATAGTGGGGTCCACACTAGacccaataaaaaaatctagttgtacaaacaaactttattaaataaacaaGTGATAGATTATGTAAAAGTGTCTCTGATTACAAATTATGGTGTTGCAATTATCAAGTAATTTTGCATCCTAACCGCTATTATCAAATAGTGGTTCCAATCTAATATTAAGGTCGATTATTTTTAACATCTTTCTTCGGCATCTTTTGACactttttatattcttaaaagtttataaatcaCAGCTTgaccattttttgtttagtttagttataaaaaaaaaagaattaatgaTGCTTTCAATACTTTGgaaaaatttacataatttttgaataagaATCGATTTAAAGAACATGGAAAATAGAGTCTTTGATAACTCATTTTGTCCAAAGAGTCTGCCACTTCATTGCATTGGCGGGGAACCTGTTTAAAATCAGTACATGCAAAGCGTTAAGCCCAACGACATGTTTCCTCCATCAAATTATTATGGAAATAGAGataaacatatacatacactGATACACACTCATACGTATAAAATACGTATGTGACATGAAGGCTTCTACtgcattttaaaattattctTCTACAATTCATAATGTGACgctgataaaacaaaattcttctacaaaacaagaatagaaaaaacgaattgaattgaaaaataaaattgctcatagaaagtaattaaaaactaaatttacaCGAAAtccttgaaaagaaaaactcggAGATCTATCACATGACATGATCTTACTTGCAcgaaactaaaactaaaagccCTTAATCTGCTCCTGAATAACATACACATAGAGACACAATTAGACATATTTGTGTAATGCATATTATGTATGTACGGACGGTTCGCAACGCAAGTCGCCGACATCAGGGGTCGAGAGGTTCAACGGCGAGGCTGGGCTCATTAGAAGGAGAAAAAGCCAAGAAAATGAGGAGAATCATGAGGAGTAGAGGAAGGAGGAGGAGTGTCGCCGGAGGCGGTGGAAGCGGCGGCAGGAACGGTGGcagaatcagaagaagcagagagagaaagagaagaagtgcGACGGATCTTGCCGTGATCAAAGAACTTCCGTTCAAACCCATCGGCTTGGGTGTGACATCAAATCTCAGCCGTTGATCATGAACCCTCATTTTCCATTACTGTAGTTTATcaactctttttgtttttgataaatgtcTTAGATCCTTCTCCCTTTGTCTCTGgcttttgttatatatactGGCAATTGGGAAAGTTGAAATGTCTATCTCTATATTTGTGTATACGTGTATGTATAGCTTGTATATTTTTGACAAcccaacaaaattttaatttttcttagctagaaaaaaaaaaaaaaaaatttttaaggaaaatccaaaaaatatatctttgtaacatttttttctttctcatccaGATTATTTACCAAATTATTTAGTTGAATTGTATTTAGTGGTTTAGGTATTTATGAttatgttgacaaaaaatgtaatatttctttatgttttgattagtggtaatattactttttttttcttttgtcgatGATAGACCCTGTCCAAAGTAACAAAAGGGCCAAgttacaataataaataaataatagaaCCCCACTTGAGAAAACTTAAGACTAATCAAGTAGGGAGTTAGATTTTGCATTAGAAGGATATAAATGCATAGTCAAGAAATGTGCAAAAAGGGTAATTCCAAAGTGCCGGTTTCAGGTCACAGCTGTGATTTATGTCTATATGTCTTGATTCAAGTAATCAACTAATTTCACTCTCCAGccttgtttttagttttttactcTCTTTCGTGTTTGTTGGCTTCAACCATAATTGTTACTATTACTTCTGTCTAAAACGAAATACAAACTAATTTTGCAATTTATCATCAATGATATACCACACTACGTACTAatagcaaaagaaaatttagtttacGTAATATATTTTAACCTTACTTTTTAGAATCGACAATGTAATCCATTATGTTAGTTTCAGTAGCTAATGAGACTCTGTTggtgttggtgttgttgttaGATTCCATTGTAAAAAGTAAACTGTAATAGGAATTTAATCTagtttcttaacaaaaaaataaaaataatctagGTACATGATTATTATTAGTAGTACTGAAACTTCTAGAAGAATAGAGGcttaagaaatgttttttactGCAAGCAAAGAGAAAAGGTAGATGCATGAACATCCCAATGCTTTTTAGATGTTATAGGTAAGTTGACGGGGACCGGAGGCTGATGTACTTTCCTGTTGtacattgttttgttggagTCCCAATGAGGTCCTTTGTCTACATTTCTCCTCCTTGAGAAAATCACAAACttacattaaacaaaataaaattttaaaagacttCTTTTTTAACTAACAGAAAAGAATTGGCTATTAtctatcattttcttcaaccaaaataattgaattatGTAgtaaaatagaagaaattcTCATATTAGATAGCAGGAACAATTGATAAACTAAACCaacagaaaaaaggaaaaaaaaaagggaataaagtcaataaacagTATAGgtaaattatgtttaatttgataattttgaataatattttaactagCAAATTTCACTTCCtgcaaaaacattatttatcaCACTAAAAACACAAAGTTGATAGCCTAATGGTTTATACGAACTCTTTAAAAACGGCAAACGTATTTCAGTAACACAATATTAAATACAAGATgtaatattaatgaaaataaatagagCATTTGCCGAATTTAATGAAATAGTAAAGCAAGTTGGGTGGTGccagcaaaataaaaaatcgagaaattttcattattcgTAGATTTTGAATATGGAGGATGCATTGCACCTAACAGCAGTGGTTTTATATGCTTTCCCGTGGATTTGGCCTTTCTTTggtatttattatttgaccatttggtttatattcaacatttttctattttaagtagtttcattttttatttggtctGCTCCTTCTCAACTTGGTAGGCCTTTACAGCTTCGTTGATGCAGTCGACCCAGAAAAGTTATTCCCTTTGcagtttttggttaaagaattTATGGTAAGACAAACTAGAAAGAAAGACTTAAACATTTCGAagatcttttggttttctttgtatattataaattacATAGCTAGGTAATATAATCGATCATGTTAAAATTTAAGAcactaaaaactaaatttgaaaataagatTAGGTATTTTATTAggatattatttttaatttacaaatatgcttgttttttttttttttggtgcaaaCAAATATGCCTTAGtatttatttgaaacaaaatggGCCAAAATTATTCTTCCAATTAAGGCCCAAAAGCGATCATTCACCTAATTTTAGATCAGGCAGGCTTGATAATTGGGAAGATTATTATGTGTTTTTAAACACTGATTCACCATCCATAAGTTATGTGCTTCTGTTTTGATTTCAGGGTTtttaaatatgtaattttgcCGAATCAAAcggaaaaaaattgaatacgAAAGGTTAAAAAAATGACTtcagatgatttttttgttaaagactTTCAGATAATTAGTGTCCACATATGACATCGGTGTGTAACCACAGATGTGAGATGACAAATCCTCATAAAATATACACAGATATATAAACCTTTACACTGTTGCACACAACCCATGTTCGCGTTGTTCTCCTTCCAAATCGGTACCAAAACGTTTGCCCGTGAAACTTTCATTTCgccaaaataatataatatattaaaattaatatacaaaaaaaaaacctatttCTAAAAAGAACCTCGAATTTTAACGAgagacaaaacagaaaaaatatatatagcatCGTTAATTATTAAATCATGTAAACGAGTGTCCACATTTCTCGTACAAGTACAACAATCTATCACCTAATTCTTCGGAATTCACCTGGCCATTTTTTATCTGAAGATGCATAGAGTAAAAGAGTCGCTCTCCATGAGACCTTGAAGATGAAGCACCCACAAGAACCAAcccatcttcttctacacCACTCAAGACATTCCCAAACGAACATTTTTCAGTCTGTAACGATGAAATTTGGACCATCACTTCAGTCTCACTGAGCCTAGTCGAAGAAACTGTCGACGCATAGCTTGTAACCCCTTCCTCTGACTTACTGTTTTGGTCGGTGTAAACGAGATCTCTTTGACCCGAAATTTGAAACGAGagctcttctttcttcttcatgagCTTTTTAACTTGCTCTTGCAGCTCTGGTATGTACTTCAATGCTTGTGAAACTGTTGCCGAAACACTTAACTTCTTCTGcaagaaaatacataaaaaatagGACAGATCTTTCAGTTTATGTTACTTGGGaccgatttttttttccttctttgcgttagaaaaaacaaaacatatcacTGTTTGTATCAACACCAAAATTGCAAAAGCAATGAATAACAACTTTTAGCATTTGCAAGaaaacatttgatatttttttgtttctgttgaatattaaactaaactttcaaattttttcataattttagaAATAGAAAAGTATATAGAATTAACAGTTACCGTTTGATTGGTGGGAGGAAGACAAGAACGAAGAGATGAGAACATTGTGTTGATCTTCTTGCGACGCTCACGTTCACTCGCGTTGTGATtaagcttcttcatcaccacGGGATTGTCTAGTAATGTTCTGTTATTCTCAGACGACACATTCTCATGAGTCACCGTCAAGTCCGGCAACGGAAAATCAAGAAACGTGTTGGATACGTCGTCGGTTTCATAGAAGCTATGATCTCCGCAAGGCCAGCCGAAATTGGGATATAATGGAGGGACAAGTGCACacattttgagttttagatagttactctgttcttttttgtctctctctagAAGCTGTTTCGGTTGGGATTATGCTGATGTGTTAGTTGGATTATTTATGTGGACactcatttttgtttatatatacactgATACACACACACGGACACAAGAAAAATACTAATGACTCTGTGTTGTATatgtaataaattaaaatacattgGGTCACGAGTGGACATGCGTTGACACGTGGTTGAGCACTTTTCCCCCAAGTAGGAGCATGTTCCAAGGATCACCTGTTGACCTCCGGATACAGGCATTAATATCCTAATGTTCTTATCGTAATTTATAACATAAGTTTACACTATTGTATCGTATAATTACATGAATATGAATGTATGagtattaatcaaaaattctaaatattttataatgtgTCAAAATAGAAATTCGATTTATTAAGCAAATTATTTAGTTAGCAAAAAATAACAGTTAAATAGGAACAACTACTATAAGAAGATACAGAATATGCAATCACATTTTTCTACCACAAATACGTTAAGTAAACTAAGaccaaaaatatgaattatgaCGCAGCTGGAAGAAAAGAGACAGACACTGAGAAGAAGTACACGAGGATACACGGGTTTGGTGGACGTGGACTATTGAGAGGCACGAGCAAATCACGTGGAATATGTTAAGGCTTTTCTCCTGAATCCAACCATTTCTATGTAGTATATACGTAGGCATTAAGtgtttacaaatatttaacaaatgtATATTccttatttaaatttattaattacatCTTATATGGTGTAGTGTCTATcgtttattttgtattatattatagCCTTTCTGATCATATTACACAAGTCAACTCCGGTCATCTCGGTCAGGCCAAAAGCCTTGATTCTATTCTATTATCCATGGACGAGGATAAAAGAGAGACGGagatattttggatttttcctCATTCTATTTACGCCTCTTTAAATCCAAAGATCTAAATGGGCTTCTCTAAAAACAATTGGCCCTAAGAtaattgctttttctttttcttttttttgcaatgAGTTTACATGTTTGTAGCCCATTATATGTAGATAATCTCTAAAATGTGAAGTATTTGACTATTTGTCAACAATTATGAACATAATGTTAAAATACAACCCACAATAATCACAGATACAGTTTGATTAGATTTATCCATTGATATGTTGGCAACTTTTGGTATTGTCCATACGTTGCCTAGGTTCAACTctaaatttccatttttcttgatctcttcttgATCACATATTTAAAGAACTCAATTCTCCTTCTTTTATAAGCAAATGTCGAAAACAGTACAACACTTCGGTTCGGATTAAGAACGATCATGAAGCTTATTATTGATCTTTTATTATACATTGTTTTCTGGTTTTCTACATTAGCCGCAACATATATTACACACATTATGCTACAAAAGAGAAATGGAATATACAAAACTgctcacacaaaaaaagaagaagctaaaactGAAGTCTGAACATGTCTCTGAACCATTTCTCTCATATGCTTTTGCTTCAGACCTTCACTCCTATCCGTTGAGCAACCTgcagaacaaaacaaaagcacaTTCATTTCAAGTAAACCaatgatttttaaattcttGAGAGATTTGAGCAAAACCAGAGAGATTCGTTTACCTGTTTAAATGACGTAACTTCACTTCCCCAGAGCCAAGCGTCACAGCCTGCGTCTCTAGCTCCCCATACATCATTCCTACGGTCATCTCCTACATGAACCGCATCCTCGGGATTCACTTCTAATAACTCACAAGCTTTTAAGAAGATAGTCGGGTTTGGTTTTTCCGCTTCAACCTGTTAAACATTCAACCAAAAACCTTAAGTATTTACACACTCACTCCCAAAACGTTTCggatcatcaacaaaaatatataaacgaaaaGAGGTTATCTTACTTCTGCTGAAACAGCTACAGCATCAAACCAATCTTCACATCTCAATGCACGTAGGAGAGGTCTTAACCGAGTATCGAAGTTGGAGACTATTGCAACTTTTACACCCGCTTCTTTAATAGCCTTAAACACTTTCCCTGCATCTGGATCACATAACTTCCACGCCTGGGAAAGCAAATGGAGAAATCTCAAgagaaagaaccaaaactATTACTGAAGCATATGGAGAAGTAGTAGTAGAGATCAAACCTGTTCTGTAGTAAAATAGCTGTAAAGCTCTTCAAAGTACTGTGAATCCGAGCAGCCTGTTGATGCAGTCACTATATACTGCCAGAAAGGTCTTGCATCGTTTACATATCtacaaacaaagaatcaaaaatcaagACCAGCACAGAAGTAAATGTCTTAAGCAGACCCATTTATGAATCCAACAGAGATTCCACAGCAAATGTATATTCGAAAGAGTCAGTATTAAACCAGATATCTTTGTACGGAGATGCATCACTAGAGTCATAATCATGATCAAGTATTAAAAGTTGTCatacaaacaaatagaaaGCCACAAAAGAACATTTTGCCTAGTGGTGATTTTCTTGgagtagaagaaacaaaaagagaaagaagatgattctAAATACCTAAGATGAGATCCACCCCATGGTTTCTGATAAGCTCTTCTGTATCTAGTAAGTATCTCAGCCTCCGAGTACTCCACTCCGTACTTCTCTCCAATATTCTTATATATCTACAAAATCAGAATCCATAACACATCTTAGAATCTACACAATAAAAATCTCTATCTACTCTTCTAAGAACAAACAGAGATCATAAAAAGCCTAAGACATTCTTAACATAACAATAAGCATCAAATTTTTACTCAGAATCAAACATGAATCCTCAAAATGCTCATAGCTTtctaaaaaatttcaatcacAGAGCAAGAAACATGTGAAGCATTTGTTCAACTGTTGAATCACACAAAGTAACAGAGAAATTTGAGAGACCTGAGCAGTAGGTTGAGCGGGAACAAGGAGAGTACCAACAGCATCAACAAGCAAAGCCTTATGAGTGATCTCACCATAGAGAGATCTCCTATAATCTTCATACTCTTTCAACACACTTCCCAATCCGTAAATCCCACTAGATTCATCATCCGCTACAACAGCGGAAGATGACGAAGCAGAGGAGATCCAACGGCTGAGCAATGCTCCGGTTCTCGCGATCCGATCCGTTCCATGAGTAATCCCACCGGAGAAGAGAAGTGTCGTCGTCGCCTTCCTGATTCTCAACGCCATTAGCTGCTTCTGTatgattgatttgattgttcCGTTATCTTCGGCTTCGTCTTCGTCTGGGGATTataaaaggagaagaagcgtGTGCGGAGAATCTTTAACGCATAAAGAGAGATGTGTTGTTACGGTTATACCCTTTCATATTATTATCCGTCTACAGTTTTTCTACCCTATCCGCTAATCAGAAGAACTGATGATGTGgcatttttaaaaacttgttATTACACTCTTAATCTTTAatcatgagttttttttttttgttaaagaaaccATATGAGTCTTATAATCCTGAGATATGAAGAAAGGGttgtgttttgaattttggtttttaaagtt
It encodes the following:
- a CDS encoding uncharacterized protein (unknown protein; FUNCTIONS IN: molecular_function unknown; INVOLVED IN: biological_process unknown; LOCATED IN: endomembrane system; Has 30201 Blast hits to 17322 proteins in 780 species: Archae - 12; Bacteria - 1396; Metazoa - 17338; Fungi - 3422; Plants - 5037; Viruses - 0; Other Eukaryotes - 2996 (source: NCBI BLink).), coding for MFVIGVVMVLLAVLPAVLPPLPPPPMILMGIPVVLMLMLIYLAIYYPPHQAHFLSSSSFDTTSRHVM
- a CDS encoding uncharacterized protein (unknown protein.), with translation MHIMYVRTVRNASRRHQGSRGSTARLGSLEGEKAKKMRRIMRSRGRRRSVAGGGGSGGRNGGRIRRSRERKRRSATDLAVIKELPFKPIGLGVTSNLSR
- a CDS encoding uncharacterized protein (unknown protein.); translated protein: MHIMYVRTVRNASRRHQGSRGSTARLGSLEGEKAKKMRRIMRSRGRRRSVAGGGGSGGRNGGRIRRSRERKRRKKKKKKFLRKIQKIYLCNIFFFLIQIIYQII
- the ORS1 gene encoding ORGAN SIZE-like protein (unknown protein; Has 75 Blast hits to 75 proteins in 8 species: Archae - 0; Bacteria - 0; Metazoa - 0; Fungi - 0; Plants - 75; Viruses - 0; Other Eukaryotes - 0 (source: NCBI BLink).) yields the protein MRVHDQRLRFDVTPKPMGLNGSSLITARSVALLLFLSLLLLILPPFLPPLPPPPATLLLLPLLLMILLIFLAFSPSNEPSLAVEPLDP